One genomic window of Clostridium taeniosporum includes the following:
- a CDS encoding glycosyltransferase family 4 protein → MRIGIDGRAAKWYRGTGIGTYTHELIRSLNNIDNNNDYLIFMPKCDSLNNFKNNFSIQNVESSDDYDNFWDEIKVPNILNNSDMEIYHVPQNGIGISKNINCKKVITLHDIIPLRMPETVSDRYLRIFNDELPSILDNCEGIITVSEFSKNDIASEFNFPKENIYVTPLAAEEIYKPLSKCNCKKIINEKYGINDDFILYVGGFSPRKNILGLIDAYSKLPYSTIEKTKLIIVGKKGKSYQIYKDRAEKLGVSSNVIFTGFIPLEDMPIFYNATEVLVYPSFYEGFGLPPLECMACGTPVIVSNVTSLPEVCYESALLIDPYNIDQLSYDIKRVLESSVLKLTMVNKSLKRSSKFSWNKTAYGTINAYNSILSENKTLVK, encoded by the coding sequence ATGCGAATAGGAATAGATGGTAGAGCTGCAAAATGGTATAGAGGTACTGGTATTGGAACATATACCCACGAATTAATTAGAAGCTTAAATAATATTGATAATAACAATGATTATTTAATTTTTATGCCTAAATGTGATTCTTTAAATAATTTTAAAAATAACTTTTCCATACAAAATGTGGAATCTAGTGATGATTATGATAATTTTTGGGATGAAATTAAGGTTCCTAATATCTTAAATAATTCAGATATGGAAATTTATCATGTACCTCAAAATGGAATTGGTATTTCTAAAAATATTAATTGTAAAAAAGTAATTACACTTCATGATATTATTCCATTAAGAATGCCTGAAACTGTAAGTGATAGATATCTAAGAATTTTTAATGATGAATTACCTAGTATATTAGATAATTGTGAAGGTATAATTACTGTCTCCGAATTTTCGAAAAACGATATAGCATCTGAATTTAATTTTCCTAAAGAAAATATATATGTTACTCCTCTTGCTGCAGAAGAAATTTATAAACCATTAAGTAAATGTAATTGTAAAAAAATTATTAACGAAAAATACGGAATTAATGATGATTTTATTCTTTATGTAGGCGGATTTAGTCCAAGAAAAAACATATTAGGATTAATTGATGCTTATTCTAAACTTCCTTATAGTACAATTGAAAAAACAAAACTTATTATTGTAGGTAAAAAAGGTAAATCATATCAAATTTATAAAGACCGTGCCGAAAAACTAGGAGTTTCATCTAATGTAATATTTACTGGTTTCATTCCTCTTGAAGATATGCCTATATTTTATAATGCAACTGAAGTTTTAGTTTATCCATCATTCTATGAAGGATTTGGACTCCCTCCATTAGAATGTATGGCATGTGGTACCCCTGTAATAGTATCTAATGTTACGTCACTTCCAGAAGTATGTTATGAATCTGCGTTACTAATAGATCCTTACAATATTGATCAACTATCCTATGATATTAAACGAGTATTAGAGAGTAGTGTTTTAAAATTAACTATGGTTAATAAAAGTTTAAAACGAAGTTCTAAATTCTCATGGAATAAAACTGCTTATGGAACTATAAATGCCTATAACTCAATATTAAGTGAAAATAAAACTTTAGTAAAATAA
- a CDS encoding CotS family spore coat protein, which translates to MMREFEIERQFDIKIEIIKANKGVYYLKTNNGERCLKRINYGPQKLLFVYGAKEHLIKNGFSTLDRYYLNTNGEPYALVNEDLYTLSEWLEGRECDFRNIDEVKLAAKTLAYMHEASKGYDPPENSKLKSDLGRWPHLMEKRTKSFYKMKDIIRKKNIKNDFDMIYLKSVEFYRELGKQALEVLNESNYYELCMIAEQEKTFCHHDFTYHNIIIDKNEKPHVIDFDYCKREVRTFDISNFMTKVLKRVDWNMDFAKAIIESYNSVSKLRDDEYKVLYAYLQFPQRYWRLANRYYYNEVNWGQNTFTNKLSSIIDEKDKFLSFLIEFKKEYNIE; encoded by the coding sequence ATGATGAGGGAATTTGAAATAGAAAGACAGTTTGATATTAAGATAGAAATAATAAAAGCTAATAAAGGTGTTTACTATCTTAAAACTAATAATGGAGAAAGATGTTTAAAGAGAATAAATTATGGACCCCAAAAATTATTATTTGTATATGGTGCAAAAGAGCATTTGATAAAGAATGGTTTTAGTACTTTAGATAGATATTATTTAAACACTAATGGTGAACCATATGCATTAGTAAATGAGGATTTATATACGTTGTCAGAATGGTTAGAAGGTAGAGAGTGTGATTTTAGGAATATTGATGAGGTGAAATTAGCTGCAAAGACTCTTGCATATATGCATGAAGCATCTAAAGGATATGACCCACCGGAAAATTCAAAATTAAAGAGTGATTTAGGAAGATGGCCTCATTTGATGGAAAAAAGAACAAAATCTTTTTACAAGATGAAAGACATTATAAGAAAGAAGAATATAAAAAATGATTTTGATATGATATATTTAAAATCAGTAGAATTTTATAGAGAATTAGGTAAACAAGCATTAGAAGTATTAAATGAATCAAACTATTATGAGTTATGTATGATTGCAGAACAAGAAAAGACATTCTGTCATCACGATTTTACTTATCACAATATTATTATAGACAAGAATGAAAAACCTCATGTAATAGATTTTGATTATTGTAAAAGAGAAGTTAGAACATTTGATATAAGTAACTTTATGACAAAGGTTCTAAAAAGAGTAGATTGGAATATGGATTTTGCTAAAGCAATTATTGAATCTTACAATTCAGTATCTAAGCTTAGAGATGATGAATACAAAGTTCTATATGCATATCTACAATTTCCACAAAGGTATTGGAGACTAGCTAATAGATATTATTATAATGAGGTTAATTGGGGTCAAAATACATTTACTAATAAGTTAAGCTCAATAATAGATGAAAAAGACAAATTTTTATCATTCTTAATTGAATTTAAAAAAGAATATAATATTGAGTAA
- the yabG gene encoding sporulation peptidase YabG, whose protein sequence is MDIGDIVVRKSYDKDVTFKIIDIKNENGKNVYILKGISIRIIADSLEEDLEEVNDKFVASKDKILNTRVNDAIKKALSVRQDFRKKTSRAPKIKHDNELMFGRPGKILHVDGDSEYMETCLKVYKQLSLDAIGKCISESKQPERIVDLVKEIKPDIVVLTGHDGVLKDSRNYLDLDNYRNSKYYLESIRALRNYNSSYDELVIFAGACQSCYECMLDAGANFASSPSRVLIHCLDPVFVCEKIAYTRIDEIVSIKDVIENTITGIKGVGGLQTRGKYREGYPKSPFI, encoded by the coding sequence ATGGATATAGGAGATATAGTAGTAAGAAAGTCTTATGATAAAGATGTTACATTTAAAATAATTGATATTAAGAACGAGAATGGTAAAAATGTTTATATTTTAAAAGGAATTAGCATAAGAATTATAGCTGATTCTTTAGAAGAAGATTTAGAAGAAGTTAATGATAAATTTGTGGCTTCAAAGGATAAGATTTTAAATACTAGAGTAAATGATGCAATAAAAAAAGCTCTATCCGTAAGACAAGACTTTAGAAAAAAAACTAGCAGAGCACCGAAAATAAAACATGATAATGAATTAATGTTTGGAAGACCAGGAAAGATACTTCATGTAGATGGAGACAGTGAGTATATGGAAACATGCTTAAAAGTTTACAAGCAATTATCATTAGATGCAATTGGAAAATGTATTTCAGAGAGTAAGCAACCAGAACGTATAGTTGATTTAGTAAAAGAAATAAAGCCAGATATAGTAGTTTTAACAGGTCATGACGGTGTTTTGAAAGATTCAAGAAATTATTTAGATTTAGACAATTATAGAAATTCTAAGTATTATTTAGAATCTATAAGAGCATTAAGAAATTATAATTCTAGCTATGATGAATTAGTTATATTTGCTGGTGCATGTCAAAGTTGTTATGAGTGTATGCTTGATGCAGGGGCTAATTTTGCATCATCCCCTAGTAGAGTTTTAATTCATTGTTTGGATCCAGTTTTTGTTTGCGAAAAAATAGCATATACGAGAATAGATGAAATAGTATCAATAAAAGATGTTATAGAAAATACAATAACAGGAATAAAGGGGGTTGGAGGATTACAAACAAGAGGAAAATATAGAGAAGGATATCCTAAATCGCCATTTATTTAG
- a CDS encoding Veg family protein, producing MEKIKTISSIKKDIEKHVGDKVTLRANGGRKKILVNDGVIDSVYDSIFVIKLKTDTPRTVTYSYSDVLTKTVQLVFPQSI from the coding sequence ATGGAAAAAATAAAAACAATTTCCTCAATAAAAAAAGACATAGAAAAGCACGTAGGTGATAAAGTAACCTTAAGAGCTAATGGAGGAAGAAAAAAGATTCTAGTTAATGATGGAGTAATTGACAGTGTATATGATAGCATATTTGTAATAAAATTAAAAACTGACACCCCAAGAACCGTGACATATAGTTACTCTGATGTATTAACAAAGACTGTACAATTGGTATTTCCGCAATCAATATAA
- a CDS encoding DUF3794 and LysM peptidoglycan-binding domain-containing protein — MSQIDAIKESIGFEQLIKESNTDCVLKEEYLIPDTHPDVEKILTVEARPVIISKEFVGDKIVVEGKVEYTVLYLAREEGMVVNSVNYMEKFSSNIDLNQEEHRIVCEIECKVEHIEAAIMNERKISIQGAFELYWEMYKSSEVEFVKDIEGTDDIEVLKKTEKINRISANEEIELVGKSNIRVGMDKPQISKILNCSLWLHKKEIKILEDKIYLSCYCKLNILYKGDESKEIICIEDDVYLSKEEEVKGVNPDMMYSVSYNIQNNDLMLEEDDLGEVRIINNEFIVKANVKVFSRENVDVIKDAYCPNFPIELKKEEYELGAIQGTGNTEIVIKDNIPLNENNLIPEEIISCTGTLLISDKQVENDKIIIEGVLKVDVLYKTNDSDKYLANVKSDIPFNTIMDMQGAENGMKAIIKCNIENLEATIEANTIAIKCSAILCAKVCYEVKKQFICDVAEQEGEMPEKKSSVTIYVVGEEDTLWDLAKKYNTTVNDLIKINNIEDQDDIECGRKLIIPGRAIF, encoded by the coding sequence ATGTCACAAATAGATGCAATAAAAGAAAGTATAGGCTTTGAGCAATTAATAAAAGAAAGTAATACAGATTGTGTTCTAAAAGAAGAATATTTAATTCCAGATACTCATCCAGATGTTGAAAAAATATTAACAGTTGAAGCTAGACCAGTAATAATTAGTAAGGAATTTGTTGGTGATAAAATTGTTGTAGAAGGAAAAGTTGAATATACAGTATTATATTTAGCTAGAGAAGAAGGGATGGTTGTAAATTCTGTTAATTATATGGAAAAATTCAGTAGCAATATTGATTTGAACCAAGAAGAACATAGAATAGTTTGTGAAATAGAATGTAAAGTGGAACATATTGAAGCTGCTATAATGAATGAAAGAAAAATATCTATTCAGGGTGCATTTGAATTATATTGGGAGATGTATAAAAGTAGCGAAGTTGAATTTGTTAAGGATATAGAAGGAACAGATGATATAGAAGTTTTGAAAAAAACTGAAAAAATTAACAGAATTAGTGCAAACGAAGAAATTGAGTTAGTTGGAAAATCTAATATTAGAGTCGGAATGGACAAACCTCAAATAAGTAAAATTTTAAATTGTTCTTTATGGCTTCACAAGAAAGAGATAAAAATATTAGAAGATAAGATTTATTTAAGCTGTTATTGTAAATTAAATATACTGTACAAAGGTGATGAATCTAAAGAAATAATATGTATTGAAGATGATGTCTATTTATCAAAAGAAGAAGAAGTAAAAGGTGTTAATCCAGATATGATGTATTCTGTATCTTATAATATTCAAAATAATGATTTAATGTTAGAAGAAGATGATCTGGGAGAAGTTAGAATAATAAATAATGAATTTATAGTAAAAGCAAATGTGAAAGTATTTTCAAGAGAAAATGTAGACGTAATAAAAGACGCATATTGTCCTAATTTTCCAATAGAATTAAAAAAAGAAGAATATGAGTTAGGAGCTATTCAAGGAACTGGTAATACAGAAATAGTTATCAAAGATAATATACCACTAAATGAAAATAATTTAATACCAGAAGAAATAATATCTTGTACTGGAACATTATTAATATCTGATAAACAGGTTGAAAATGATAAAATTATTATAGAAGGTGTATTAAAAGTAGATGTATTGTATAAGACAAATGATTCTGATAAGTACTTAGCAAATGTAAAATCAGATATTCCATTTAATACAATAATGGATATGCAAGGTGCTGAAAATGGTATGAAGGCAATAATAAAATGTAATATTGAAAATTTAGAAGCAACAATAGAGGCTAATACTATAGCAATAAAATGTTCTGCAATATTATGTGCTAAAGTATGTTATGAAGTTAAAAAACAGTTTATATGTGATGTTGCAGAACAAGAAGGTGAAATGCCGGAGAAGAAATCTAGTGTAACTATATATGTTGTAGGGGAAGAGGATACATTATGGGATCTTGCTAAAAAGTACAATACTACAGTAAATGATTTAATAAAAATAAATAATATAGAAGATCAAGATGATATAGAATGTGGTAGAAAATTAATAATACCTGGAAGAGCCATATTTTAA
- a CDS encoding cyanophycinase, whose amino-acid sequence MNENLNGNLIIIGGGEDKEGKKEILKRVCASIDKNSDMLLIATIATEYPKEAANKYKKAFGELKVKNIRVLDINERIDSFDEENVELIKNASLIFFTGGDQLRITSLIGGSPIYSALKEACAKGIFIVGTSAGASVMSDTMIVDGSDEQSPRKCTLKMAPGLGLIKDVIIDQHFAQRGRIGRLLTGIAENPEVLGIGIDENTAIIVNQEGKVEVIGEGAVYFIDGSEITYTNVSELYGEDILSMYNVKLHILTSSKKFDLRKKIPFEEDKLSNESSTGKDI is encoded by the coding sequence TTGAATGAAAATTTAAATGGAAATTTAATAATAATTGGAGGAGGAGAAGACAAAGAAGGGAAGAAAGAAATTTTAAAAAGAGTATGTGCCTCAATAGATAAAAACAGTGATATGTTATTAATTGCAACTATTGCAACTGAATATCCTAAAGAGGCAGCTAATAAATATAAGAAAGCTTTTGGAGAATTAAAAGTTAAAAATATAAGAGTATTAGATATCAACGAAAGGATAGATTCTTTTGATGAAGAAAATGTAGAACTTATAAAAAATGCTTCTTTAATATTTTTTACAGGTGGGGACCAATTAAGAATAACAAGTCTGATTGGGGGAAGTCCTATATATTCAGCTTTAAAAGAAGCATGTGCAAAAGGAATATTTATTGTGGGAACATCAGCTGGAGCATCAGTTATGAGTGACACAATGATAGTTGATGGATCTGATGAACAATCTCCGAGAAAATGTACTCTAAAAATGGCTCCCGGTTTAGGTCTTATAAAAGATGTTATAATTGATCAACATTTTGCTCAAAGAGGAAGAATTGGAAGACTATTAACTGGTATTGCAGAGAATCCTGAAGTATTAGGTATAGGAATAGATGAAAATACAGCAATAATAGTTAATCAAGAAGGGAAAGTCGAAGTTATAGGTGAAGGTGCTGTATATTTTATAGATGGAAGTGAAATTACATATACAAATGTATCGGAACTTTATGGTGAAGATATTTTAAGCATGTATAATGTTAAATTACATATTTTGACTAGTAGTAAAAAATTTGATCTTAGAAAAAAGATACCTTTTGAGGAGGATAAATTAAGTAATGAAAGTAGTACAGGAAAGGATATATGA